Proteins from a genomic interval of Toxoplasma gondii ME49 chromosome Ia, whole genome shotgun sequence:
- the CDPK4A gene encoding calcium-dependent protein kinase CDPK4A (encoded by transcript TGME49_295760~Gene product name based on ToxoDB Community Expert Annotation.), with translation MGTQLSALKVARTEAIERGGFAHIETAEASVLRQEEKRGNEKNREPSAFQVCSRLVRGSIHKDYDVSCRVVGQGASGLLYAARSRLTGRECCVKFFQKAGACRPSRTAILKIRNEVNVRVRVDHPNIARLIEIYEDEKQLALVLEYCPGGDLFSHLCDRGRFPEQTARVIVQQMLAVLCYLHAHDVVHRDLRLEKWVLATQHDGSGFRFLAGPVKLVDLGNATVWSNKSKKMDVTCGALAYASPDMLVGRYTQACDLWSLGVIAYRLLSGHSPFHGRQQALVSQILSGAYTTNTLGWKGVSKEARDFVERLMDVDPVRRMTVNEALNHVWIASLESKNDVPLSLDFLTAVEKFARCSKLRRANLTMMAYSVTSEAAGGLDKLFFAFCKSPKATLGLDEFISAMKTQFPFLDIGQVVRLFQAMDSSCENEISYNDFLAVMLKPQLEKEEFLLLHTLRKWDADHSGFISLDDLRVLLGDRYSNDALEDMMHDCDINGDGHIDFDEFIEAVRNEDDFESDSRDGYADFLASPAAGRRVAIDKELKW, from the exons ATGGGGACTCAGCTGTCGGCGCTGAAGGTCGCACGGACCGAGGCGATCGAGCGCGGGGGCTTCGCCCACATTGAAACAGCTGAGGCCTCTGTGCTTCgccaggaggagaagcgaggcaatgaaaaaaacagagaaccaTCTGCCTTCCAG GTTTGCAGTCGTTTGGTGCGGGGCTCGATTCACAAGGACTACGACGTGTCTTGTCGGGTGGTGGGGCAGGGGGCGAGCGGCTTGCTTTACGCAGCGCGAAGCAGATTGACTGGGCGCGAATGCTGTGTGAAATTTTTCCAGAaagcaggcgcatgcaggccgTCCAGGACGGCGATTCTGAAGATTCGAAATGAAGTAAATGTCCGCGTCAGAGTGGACCATCCCAACATCGCCAG GCTGATCGAAATCtacgaagacgaaaaacagtTGGCCCTCGTGCTCGAGTACTGCCCCG GCGGGGACTTGTTCTCTCATTTGTGTGACAGAGGCAGGTTCCCTGAACAGACTGCCCGTGTCATTGTCCAGCAG ATGCTGGCCGTCCTCTGTTACCTTCATGCCCATGACGTTGTCCATCGCGACCTGCGACTTGAAAAGTGGGTGCTAGCGACTCAACACGACGGCAGTGgatttcgtttcctcgccgGCCCCGTGAAACTCGTCGACCTCGGAAATGCCACTGTCTGGAGCAACAAGTCCAAAAAAATGGACGTGACATGCGGTGCGCTGGCTTACGCCTCTCCGG ATATGCTCGTGGGCAGATACACTCAAGCGTGTGACCTGTGGTCTCTTGGTGTGATCG CCTACCGACTTCTTTCAGGGCATTCTCCTTTCCATGGACGGCAGCAGGCGCTTGTGTCGCAGATTCTGTCGGGGGCGTACACAACGAACACCTTAGG ATGGAAGGGAGTCTCCAAGGAGGCGCGCGACTTCGTGGAGCGTCTCATGGACGTCGACCCTGT CCGACGCATGACGGTCAACGAGGCTCTAAACCAC GTTTGGATTGCTTCTCTCGAGTCAAAGAACGAcgtccctctctccctcgacttCCTTACCGC TGTCGAAAAATTCGCGAGGTGCAGCAAACTCCGGCGGGCGAACCTGACGATGATGGCTTACTCGGTCACATCTGAAGCAGCTGGAG GTCTCGATAAGTTGTTCTTCGCATTTTGCAAGTCGCCGAAAGCAACCCTCGGCCTCGACGAGTTCATCTCCGCCATGAAGACGCAGTTTCCATTCCTTGACATAGGCCAA GTGGTTAGGCTTTTCCAGGCCATGGACTCTTCGTGTGAAAACGAGATATCGTACAACG ACTTCTTGGCGGTGATGCTGAAACCTCAActggaaaaggaagaatTCCTCCTTCTGCACACTTTGCGCAAGTGGGACGCAGACCACTCGG GATTTATCTCTTTGGACGACTTGCGCGTTCTTCTTGGAGACCGTTACAGTAACGACGCTCTGGAGGATATGATGCACGACTGTGACATAAATGGGGACGGCCACATTG ACTTTGATGAGTTTATTGAGGCGGTGCGCAACGAAGACGACTTCGAGTCTGACAGCCGAGATGGCTATGCCGACTTCCTAGCATCACCAGCTGCAGGGCGCCG GGTAGCTATAGACAAGGAGTTAAAATGGTAA
- a CDS encoding hypothetical protein (encoded by transcript TGME49_295770): MELQFDAELPRLQTRALPAASSWIQPALVSPHHRPCLRPRVARRASPASPSSSSRVSSSSSSFSSCSSSSSAAEHSRCCRVCQSYLGGGGRGEALHLPLRGQRPVPLALEKRLDDLAIIFFINGCLRGSGEDPAEEQGFSRPQDRKRTRRTCRDAPYPNDHHSFSVAASFSPSTCSPSSSCGWARAADGEASGLASRRVWEEASASGDLRGGPAGCHSASAAHPEPSEDELLAVYSEGFSALFASAGPFSKHGEAEEECFSGQDKDRSLPCPRGLSALNACCFHRFFPSCQTRACASSPRWCSSSRCRVGEESKEGNASSYDAPEACTLVSLSSAVGCSCSSSSPFSLSPPCGSRALLLLHREFAKTPAGVLAWHRLQASLLRASQSLASFFSMLTEAFCLLQKSSSRHRWPPLVRAWLLPLSRCGPLPLERSEQRRKAKRERQTKREREKPDEEAEECGREGGACRVERDRTATPKEPMGGSMKARDSIWRHRSLSAFSWSRQGCTFADWVADALGPLAREVATNFHVVFQLQGLLQFLLPPFPARSRRVSFPPKSLPGRPPFRPSSPPPEVPTHVCSLAASSIGRASLAVSFSPGYTAQLEEVPNGLRSSLAAIREAACVGDAEAVAGATLSSLPFAASEAGAGLEPGLDAGLLPPTAVALLGWFFPEEEDKEKQLASGQMLQRATLLRLKFFIKRLRSALQAGRLREASRLARRAFHSCPSYGGELMHATALSLIAVQEGDPVHALRLLSFAFSRGSLLLSLSVSSAEASSGEKGETKEEDASRGAAGLRVTDGSFLSCLLSSIPLSREATQGLLGGRETRTQGAFFLSSDKDPVSPSALCLYVIGFLSLRIARLLISFPDLLSLLTCDPVDTLFSLYPPTASPVPLPGLRLPFFRCLRAPQAGEESGQEAENPGLRGSDSSVSSATPSGAGVSVSASVFSRAGEGRAKTEAEGSDEVSGVSAQSALGGAGARLRPAESPLSRRSLLSPPQRQTTRLPCAYSATGEEQAAVTTGASDRRGFGEPPTEGGATRGGLLWATSLSRFTEELGSTRTGETVRPAKKKRVNGGNNFFGEPKERTSLRQSSCIPDSQKPFLLHDEGDQGHRRVFCSAVRKLSARRPLDADSSFSLDSLFDHGTLVSPSSSPCTPSLNSSLPVFFCHARSLYESRPSEERGAVVGVGYNSLQTSSLEAFLSHARKRMKRRRDEERGLMQRAAAEREDGRSRQSRGPRRSLDRLGEDSETDEGGSDQDEAWSSGKRQRQRARAVLLGAAWTAAKENARGNAEDWSKLMPSDKPSVFRAFGPETKESLAASSPSVSRSTGILGILASNLFLTLALRCCELLNLPRFVQASPSLLQDVADQQSLQASSRFPSFSSFCRSPSRTSTHAFSCRPSCPQGSSSLLLLCRQLHLKCLVACLVSAWRQSEREAEAARRRENRRDARRPSHREEDEEEEAYALSAPKQFLGLGSETDLLHEVLSLMSAFVQGSGRNRETPESPADCGPSERQEQGFFMQRSTFWAAVRSANLSDQEGWDILALLCATLSADGEGDGEARDRESPVCVQQYRKAEAGMRRDFCALRRLLFQREAALKSRTSRGGSWNRQPGEAETVTDCGALTSDACREDERTARDKSKNGRDVDALAQEAAETVALEHQQGGREQGEEGDASVLSTGKRYPFRRCDVVQALHAQAAYRLSVMAGAASEIPLDSFLQNLPVSFFLSQTGAPRAMVASGGTLGLEEGRRSSAEGQGEAEEQTKHKWLLEEFILAADREAEAVFSAGLPASLNEYWGTGPDSSGFTAYEDERENIFTFLQDFPTLQQLLSLAGAKHGEDCEEEERDGARDELFIAADLRLLLILVHLRNLSPIRHLLLRLDDSVARLQAKRGMGRRGPAIASRGEICFVKGMTLAFLAGAEKRRMRERLDSENGAPGPSKKSKHIRQVWMPARTDKGEKHPNAEVRRTSLRPWSASPAVGSRRKLTLPFPLSGQPCAGNSVSFSPRGRGQCCGASEAKKRSLSAQTKGDGAHGSPASALSVVSSCFAASLSNTPKRLRRCLSPYHRQASLERNEERLEDEAETEGGAGTRQRATEEATSSQTRKTQNGTGCCQGDQAAALLACEDEAGAGKAEGETGEAPDGTETDQEGFFEMHARNQRDDRLRSVNATPAHPVGLSSTRDSDMFSPLSAASSASRASSLSSLARPRHLGSLAAGASQEAFWPLRGAQVKRAVGSGAAEERGDFSRWSSSSASWRDSEDSSCVAAWQEEGDERADATKRGSGDLLGLGLSLLPRDPLCEARRLGERGTQAEQSVIRRETEMSLLLLHARLHLERALSIWRTQGFSVGVFGGYQQRAWVKDAYCVLLAACGQERRLLEKLAEHGGAGSSFSSLGVRWVAKAMAGGTQTCEGNQPTGGCESHEGLEEKYKIKEVLAHQLERVKEHIFFYRTKLAEASDPHFQFSRVFRDQRAN; encoded by the exons ATGGAACTCCAGTTCGACGCAGAGCTGCCTCGGCTGCAAACTCGCGCCCTTCCTGCTGCCTCATCCTGGATTCAACCTGCCCTCGTTAGTCCTCATCATCGGCCCTGTCTTCGCCCCCGTGTCGCTCGGCGCGCTTCccctgcgtcgccttcttcctcttctcgagtctcttcttcctcttcgtctttctcctcttgctcatcttcttcctctgctgcggAGCATTCCAGGTGCTGTCGTGTCTGTCAAAGCTACCTAGGAGGTGGAGGGAGAGGTGAGGCGCTGCACCTGCCGCTGCGTGGACAGCGGCCTGTACCTCTTGCCCTCGAAAAACGTTTAGACGACCTCGCGATCATTTTTTTCATCAACGGCTGTCTTCGCGGATCCGGTGAAGACCCAGCAGAGGAACAAGGCTTCTCTCGACCGcaagacaggaagcgaaCTCGCCGGACTTGTCGCGATGCGCCTTACCCGAATGACCATCACTCATTTTCAGTCGCGGCTTCTTTCTCACCATCCAcatgctctccttcttcttcttgcggCTGGGCGCGAGCTGCCGACGGAGAGGCGTCAGGTCTGGCGTCTCGCAGAGTGTGGGAAGAGGCCAGCGCAAGCGGCGACTTGAGGGGGGGTCCGGCTGGGTGCCATTCAGCATCTGCTGCGCATCCAGAGCCGTCGGAAGATGAGTTGCTCGCGGTCTACTCCGAAggcttctctgctctgttcGCTTCCGCCGGCCCTTTCTCAAAACACggggaggcagaggaagaatgTTTTTCGGGGCAAGACAAGGATCGCAGCCTTCCTTGTCCCCGCGGCTTGTCTGCGTTAAACGCTTGCTGTTTCCAccgtttcttcccctcctgtCAGACccgcgcatgcgcctcttCGCCCCGATGGTGCAGCTCGAGTCGCTGTCGAgttggagaggaaagcaaagaaggaaacgcgtctTCGTATGATGCACCCGAGGCCTGCAcactcgtttctctctcctccgcggTCGGCTGCTCgtgctcttcctcttctcctttttctttgtcgccGCCCTGTGGGTCTCGCGcacttcttctgcttcaccGAGAATTCGCAAAGACGCCCGCGGGGGTCTTGGCGTGGCACCGCTTGCAGGCGTCGCTGCTGCGCGCCTCCCAGTCTCtggcctccttcttctctatGCTGACAGAGGCCTTCTGTCTGCTCCAGAAATCGAGCTCCCGGCACCGTTGGCCTCCCTTGGTCCGCGCGTGGCTGCTGCCGCTGAGTCGCTGCGGCCCGCTGCCTCTGGAGAGGAGCGAGCaacgaaggaaggcgaaacgtgagagacagacgaagcgcgagcgggagaagccggacgaggaagccgaagagtgtgggcgcgaaggcggcgcatgcagggtagagagagacagaacggcgACGCCCAAAGAACCGATGGGGGGATCAATGAAGGCGCGCGACAGCATCTGGAGACATCGTTCgctctccgctttctcttgGTCGCGCCAAGGCTGCACTTTCGCAG ACTGGGTTGCCGACGCGTTGGGTCCACTGGCGAGGGAGGTGGCGACGAACTTCCACGTGGTTTTTCAGCTGCAGGGTCTCCTGcagttccttcttccgcCCTTCCCGGCGAGGAGCAGGcgcgtctctttccctccaAAGTCTCTGCCAGGTCGTCCGCCGTTtcggccttcttcgcccCCTCCCGAGGTGCCGACGCACGTCTGTAGCCTCGCGGCTTCGTCCATCggccgcgcttctctcgccgtttctttctcgcctggGTACACGGCTCAGCTGGAAGAGGTCCCGAACGGCCTCAGATCCTCACTGGCCGCCATTCGCGAGGCCGCATGCGTCGGCGACGCGGAAGCTGTCGCGGGAGCCACGCTGTCTTCGCTCCCTTTCGCGGCTTCCGAGGCAGGCGCAGGGCTGGAGCCTGGGCTGGACGCGGGCCTACTGCCCCCGACCGCCGTCGCGCTTCTAGGGTGGTTCTTTCCCGAAGAGGAGGACAAAGAAAAGCAACTTGCCAGCGGACAGATGCTGCAGAGAGCCACCTTGCTCCGACTGAAATTCTTCATCAAACGACTGCGCTCTGCCTTACAGGCGGGACGCCTCAGAGAGGCTTCTCGTCTGGCTCG TCGAGCTTTCCATTCCTGTCCGTCGTACGGCGGCGAGCTGATGCATGCGACGGCCTTGAGTCTGATCGCTGTTCAGGAGGGGGACCCGGTGCacgcgcttcgcctcctttctttcgctttttctcggggctctctcctcctgtcgCTGTCTGTGTCCTCGGCTGAGGCGAGTTCGGGGGAGAAGGGcgagacaaaagaagaggacgctTCAAGGGGAGCCGCCGGTCTCCGCGTCACCGATGGGAGCTTCTTGTCGTGTCTTTTGTCCTCGATTCCTCTCTCGAGAGAAGCCACCCAGGGCCTGCTgggcggcagagagacgcggaccCAAGGCGCATTTTTCCTGTCCAGTGACAAAGACCCGGTTTCCCCCTCCGCTCTGTGTCTCTACGTCATCGGTTTTCTGAGTCTGCGAATTGCTCGACTCCTCATCTCCTTCCCCGACCTGCTGTCCCTCCTCACTTGCGACCCAGTGGACACactgttctctctctatccCCCCACTGCCTCTCCCGTGCCCCTTCCGGGCCTGCGGCTCCCCTTTTTCCGGTGCCTGCGCGCCCCACAAGCTGGCGAAGAGAGCGgacaagaggcagagaaTCCAGGCCTGCGTGGAAGCGACAgcagcgtctcctccgctACTCCGTCTGGtgcgggtgtctccgtttcggcttctgttttctcgcgggcaggggaaggaagagcaaagacagaggccgaaggaagcgacgaagTTTCTGGAGTCAGCGCGCAATCCGCTCTTGGAGGAGCTGGCGCTCGACTTCGGCCTGCAGAGTCGCCTCTGTCCCGCAGgagccttctctctcctccgcagagacagacaaccAGACTGCCCTGTGCTTACTCTGcaacgggagaagaacaggcgGCGGTGACCACGGGGGCGAGCGACAGACGGGGCTTTGGCGAGCCTCCCACAGAGGGCGGAGCGACACGGGGGGGCCTTCTGTGGGCGACTTCACTGTCGCGCTTCACCGAGGAGTTAGGTTCCACCAGAACCGGAGAGACTGTCCGGCctgcaaagaagaaaagagtgAACGGAGGTAACAACTTCTTCGGCGAGCCGAAGGAAAGGACGAGTCTGCGGCAGTCCTCCTGTATTCCAGACTCACAAaagccgtttcttcttcatgaCGAGGGAGATCAAGGACACAGGAGAGTCTTTTGTAGCGCGGTCCGGAAACTCTCGGCGAGGCGTCCACTCGACGCAGacagttccttctctttggATTCTCTTTTCGATCACGGGACCCtcgtgtctccgtcctcgtctccgtgCACTCCGTCACTgaattcttctcttccagtcTTTTTCTGCCACGCTCGATCTCTCTACGAAAGCAGACCGAGCGAAGAACGGGGGGCGGTCGTCGGCGTAGGCTACAACAGCCTCCAGACGTCCTCGCTTGAGGCGTTTCTGTCGCATGCGCGGAAGAGAATGAAGCGgcgacgagacgaagagcgaggactCATGCAAAGAGCGGcggcagagcgagaagacgggagaagcaggcaaTCTCGAGGCCCCCGGCGGTCGTTGGATCGCCTCGGAGAAGACTCGGAGACGGACGAAGGCGGCAGCGACCAGGACGAGGCCTGGTCTAGcggaaagaggcagagacagagggctCGAGCCGTTTTGCTGGGGGCTGCCTGGACAGCGGCAAAAGAGAACGCGCGAGGGAACGCGGAGGACTGGAGCAAGTTGATGCCGTCGGACAAaccctctgtttttcgcgcCTTTGGtccggagacgaaggagagtcttgcggcttcttcaccttcggTCTCTCGCTCTACCGGCATTCTTGGAATTTTAGCCAGCAATCTCTTCTTGACGCTCGCCCTGCGGTGCTGTGAACTGCTGAACCTTCCTCGTTTTGTACaggcttcgccttctctcctccaggaCGTCGCTGACCAGCAGTCGCTgcaggcttcttctcgctttccgtctttttcttcattttGCCGATCGCCTTCTCGGACCTCCACGCATGCGTTCTCCTGTCGGCCTTCGTGCCCTCAGGGGTCcagctcgcttcttcttctctgccggcAGTTGCACTTGAAATGCCTGGTAGCATGCCTCGTCTCGgcctggagacagagcgagagggaggcagaggcggcaagaagaagagagaacagaagagacgccagGCGTCCTTCccaccgagaagaagacgaagaggaagaagcgtacgctctctctgcaccgAAACAGTTCCTGGGTCTCGGTTCCGAAACAGATCTTCTGCATGAGGTTCTTTCCCTTATGTCAGCCTTTGTCCAAGGGAGCGggcggaacagagagactccGGAGTCTCCTGCAGACTGCGGACCTAGCGAAAGACAAGAACAAGGCTTCTTCATGCAGCGTAGCACTTTCTGGGCGGCTGTCCGCTCGGCGAACCTCAGCGACCAAGAAGGCTGGGATATCTTGGCGCTTCTATGTGCCACTCTATCGGCAGacggcgagggagacggagaggcgcgagaccgCGAATCTCCCGTCTGCGTCCAACAAtacagaaaagcagaagctGGGATGCGACGAGACTTCTGcgctcttcgccgtctgtTGTTTCAAAGAGAAGCTGCGTTGAAATCTCGGACGAGTCGAGGAGGCAGTTGGAACCGACAACCgggcgaagcagaaacagtGACCGACTGTGGAGCACTTACAagtgacgcatgcagagaggacgaaagaaCCGCGAGAGACAAGTCGAAGAACGGGCGAGACGTCGATGCGCTCGCtcaggaagcagcagagactgTCGCATTGGAACACCagcaaggaggaagagagcaaggagaggaaggagatgCAAGTGTGTTGAGTACAGGGAAGAGGTATCCCTTTCGACGGTGCGATGTCGTCCAAGCTCTCCACGCTCAAGCAGCCTATCGGCTGTCGGTGATGGCAGGAGCAGCCAGTGAAATCCCCTTGGATTCCTTCTTGCAGAATTTgcccgtctccttctttttgTCTCAGACTGGCGCGCCGCGAGCGATGGTGGCGAGCGGGGGAACGCTGGGTCTGGAGGAGGGGCGACGGTCGAGTGCGGAGGGCCagggagaagccgaggagcAGACGAAACACAAATGGCTGTTGGAAGAGTTTATTCTCGCTGCGGATAGAGAAGCGGAAGCTGTGTTCTCTGCTGGTTTGCCGGCGAGTTTGAACGAATACTGGGGGACCGGGCCGGACTCTTCCGGTTTCACTGCCTatgaggacgagagagaaaacattTTCACCTTCTTGCAAGACTTCCCCACTCTTCAgcagctcctctctcttgcagGTGCAAAGCATGGAGAggactgcgaagaagaggagcgagacggcgcgagagacgagtTGTTCATTGCAGCAGatctccgcctcctcctcaTTCTTGTCCATCTCCGGAACTTGTCCCCCATCcgtcaccttcttcttcgtctcgacgACTCCGTAGCGAGACTGCAGGCGAAGCGCGGCATGGGGAGACGCGGGCCGGCGATTGCAAGTCGTGGAGAAATTTGTTTTGTCAAGGGAATgactctcgccttcctcgcaggcgcagagaagagacgcatgcgagaGAGGCTGGACAGCGAGAACGGCGCCCCCGGCCCGAGCAAGAAGAGCAAGCACATCAGACAAGTTTGGATGCCGGCGCGCacagacaaaggagagaaacacccGAACGCGGAGGTCCGGCGAACATCTCTGCGGCCTTGGTCGGCGTCTCCGGCCGTCGGGTCAAGAAGGAAGCTGACTCTGCCCTTTCCGCTGTCTGGACAGCCGTGCGCGGGGAACtctgtgtcgttttctcctcgcggTCGCGGCCAATGCTGCGGCGCGAGTGAGGCCAAGAAGCGGAGTTTGTCGGCGCAGACGAAAGGCGACGGGGCGCATGGGTCGCCcgcgtctgctctctctgtcgtctcttcgtGTTTCGCGGCCTCGCTGTCAAACACTCCGAAGCGGCTCCGCAGATGTCTCTCCCCCTACCACCGCCAGGCGtctctcgagagaaacgaggagcgactcgaagacgaggcagagaccgAAGGCGGAGCAGGGACAAGGCAGCGAGCCACGGAGGAGGCAACGTCGTCGCAGActcgaaaaacgcaaaaTGGCACAGGCTGCTGTCAGGGTGACCAGGCAGCTGCCCTGCTTGCTtgcgaggacgaggcgggGGCGGGAAAGGCGGAGGGCGAAACTGGGGAAGCGCCCGATGGAACGGAGACGGACCAGGAAGGTTTCTtcgagatgcatgcacggaaTCAGAGAGACGACCGCCTGCGCTCGGTCAATGCAACGCCTGCGCACCCAGTCGGCCTCTCCAGCACTCGCGACTCCGAcatgttttctcctctctcggctgcttcttccgcttctcgtgcttcctctctctcgtccctGGCGCGCCCCCGCCATCTCGGATCGCTCGCTGCTGGGGCTTCGCAGGAGGCTTTCTGGCCTCTGAGAGGCGCCCAGGTGAAGCGGGCCGTAGGCTCGGGAGCTGCGGAGGAGCGCGGTGACTTTTCGCGGTGGagctcttcctctgcttcctggaGAGACTCAGAGGATTCTTCCTGCGTCGCCGCCtggcaagaagaaggcgacgagaggGCCGACGCGACCAAGCGAGGATCGGGCGATTTATTGGGACTCGGTCTCTCACTTCTGCCTCGAGACCCGTTGTGTGAGGCGAGGCGGCTCGGGGAACGAGGTACGCAAGCCGAGCAGAGTGTCatcaggagagagacagagatgtcCCTTCTCctgttgcatgcgcgcctgCACTTAGAGCGGGCTCTGAGCATCTGGAGAACTCAAGGATTCTCCGTGGGAGTGTTTGGAGGTTACCAGCAGCGCGCATGGGTGAAGGATGCCTACTGCGTTCTCTTGGCTGCATGTGGCCAGGAAAGGCGTCTGCTGGAGAAACTCGCTGAACACGGAGGCGCAGGTTcatctttctcctctcttggGGTGAGATGGGTGGCGAAGGCGATGGCAGGAGGCACTCAAACATGCGAAGGAAATCAGCCAACAGGGGGCTGCGAGAGTCACGAAGGCCTCGAAGAAAAGTATAAAATCAAAGAAGTCCTCGCACATCAACTCGAAAGGGTGAAGGAGCATATCTTTTTCTACAGAACGAAACTGGCGGAGGCATCCGACCCTCACTTTCAGTTCTCCCGTGTTTTTCGCGATCAACGCGCGAATTAA